GTTTAGTTGACTTATTACATTCCAACAAtttaaaagaaagaacacgatCCAAGATCAAAACTTGTACACACATCTGAATACCTAATCCCTCTATCTCTCATCTGAGTTTCTTCAATTGATGCGAAAATGGCGAAAAGTTGTTCGGTGAAGATGATCGGATTCGAGGAGGTGATGAATTCTCCTGGAAAAGTGCTTGGAAGAGGAAACTTTGGGACAACTTACAGAGCAGTTTTAGGGACATGGAATGGGTTTGTTGTGGCTGCAAAGATGCTAAGAGATGATTGTGTTCATGAAAATGAATTTAGAGAAAGAGTGGAGAGGATGGGGAAGATGATTCATGAGAATCTTCTTCCTCTTACAGCTTATTCTCATGGAATGAACAGATGGCTTCTCTTGTTTGAGTATATGCCTAATGGAAGCGTTTGTGATCATTTGCATGGTATGTTAATATAACTTCATCTTTCTTTAATTCTCcttaatttttgtttggtttagaTTGATTACAAAGTAAGATGTAGTTTGAATAGATACAAGTTTAATCAAGTTAATCCACTAGGGTAGTAGGGTCTTACCTAAGAAATCATAAGAAATCATATGTTTAAGGTTCGATTcttgttaaaataatatgattaaacGGGCACAGTGACTATAGGGATTTTGATAGTCACGGGTCACAAAAAAAGTATCAAGGTAGAATAGAAAATAtcaaatgagaatttaaaacaATGTTGAATTCATCGAGGATAAGATTAACGTTGTAAAAAGATCATAGCCTGACATGAATCTTGAAGCCCTCGCCTTGATTAGAATTTTAGTCTTTcatttagatagttaattaaaagTTAGGTTAATTTAAAAGGAAATTTGTAGAAATATACTCATATAACTTTCTTACTTAAGAAATCATAGATTTCAGGttcaattctcattaaaaaaaataataatatgaataatcgGGATCTTgttcttataaattttgatagTCACCAGATTCAAAAAAATACCAAGGTAGATTAGAAAATATCAAATGAGAATATAAAACAATGTTGAAATCATGAAAGATAAGGTTAAAGTTGTCAAAAGAACCTAGCTCAAAATGAATCTCGAAGCCCTCGCCTTGATACGAATTTTAGTAATTCTTtttaatagttataaaataaggttaatttaaaataaaataagtagaATTAACATAAAGAAATATTAGTAgcaacaaatttaattaaattagaatgaTCAAATGAGCTTATCTACACATTTAAGGTTGTTAACATGAtgttttgtctatttttttttttgttattttttacttttacttaATTTGTGGCTTCTCATGACTTGCATACTTTTTgtagacaaataaaaaaataaatctcattttttttaaacatcaaatTGCCATGAAAAGAACCATGGATTTGGAAACCCTTGCCCTCTTGATTTGgtttttagtttttcttttgtggaaataaccaaaataaataacattttgagATATGTTTTCCTTGACTAACAATTAGTTTTTAATGTTAATGTTTATAAAGGGAATGAAGATGCAGATATAAATCCTCTTCCTCTTAGTTGGGAAGTTCGAAGTAGAATTGCCTACAAAGTTGCTAGGGCAATAGAATACCTTCATTCTCAAGGCCCTGATTTTTGTCATGGTAATCTTAAGTCGTCTAACATATTCCTCACTCGAATATACGAGGCTAAGGTCTCGGAGTATGGTATAGGTCATCTTATCTCCCCAGTGACTAAGGCCTATCATATTTGGGGTTGTTCTGCTCCGGAGATGAAAAATGCTCGTGATATCTCTCAAAAGACCGATGTCTATAGTTTCGGAGTTTTGCTCTTGGAACTATTGTCCGGTTTGGCTCCACTTTTTGCCCTTATGAATAAGAAAGGTGTGGACTTGCCAAAGTGGGTGAGGTCCATTGTCACTGACAAGCCTAGTTTTGTTGTGTTTGATCAAAGATTGCCTAAGAGTAAACTAGTGGAGGATCAAATG
This is a stretch of genomic DNA from Impatiens glandulifera chromosome 4, dImpGla2.1, whole genome shotgun sequence. It encodes these proteins:
- the LOC124935356 gene encoding probable inactive receptor kinase At1g48480 → MAKSCSVKMIGFEEVMNSPGKVLGRGNFGTTYRAVLGTWNGFVVAAKMLRDDCVHENEFRERVERMGKMIHENLLPLTAYSHGMNRWLLLFEYMPNGSVCDHLHGNEDADINPLPLSWEVRSRIAYKVARAIEYLHSQGPDFCHGNLKSSNIFLTRIYEAKVSEYGIGHLISPVTKAYHIWGCSAPEMKNARDISQKTDVYSFGVLLLELLSGLAPLFALMNKKGVDLPKWVRSIVTDKPSFVVFDQRLPKSKLVEDQMVQMLQLGIYCTFQSPNKRPSMKILAEKIKDICQFTS